A genomic stretch from Theropithecus gelada isolate Dixy chromosome 2, Tgel_1.0, whole genome shotgun sequence includes:
- the PCBP4 gene encoding poly(rC)-binding protein 4 isoform X1, with amino-acid sequence MEAGQVAAWTHLQVAVAPASLDRMSGSDGGLEEEPELSITLTLRMLMHGKEVGSIIGKKGETVKRIREQSSARITISEGSCPERITTITGSTAAVFHAVSMIAFKLDEDLCAAPANGGNVSRPPVTLRLVIPASQCGSLIGKAGTKIKEIRETTGAQVQVAGDLLPNSTERAVTVSGVPDAIILCVRQICAVILESPPKGATIPYHPSLSLGTVLLSANQGFSVQGQYGAVTPAEVTKLQQLSSHAVPFATPSVVPGLDPGTQTSSQEFLVPNDLIGCVIGRQGSKISEIRQMSGAHIKIGNQAEGAGERHVTITGSPVSIALAQYLITACLETAKSTSGGTPGSAPADLPAPFSPPLTALPTAPPGLLGTPYAISLSNFIGLKPVPFLALPPASPGPPPGLAAYTAKMAAANGSKKAERQKFSPY; translated from the exons ATGGA AGCCGGCCAGGTCGCAGCGTGGACACACTTGCAGGTCGCTGTGGCCCCAGCCTCGCTTGACAGAATGAGCGGCTCGGATGGGGGACTGGAGGAGGAGCCAGAGCTCAGCATCACCCTCACGCTGCGGATGCTGATGCATGGGAAG GAAGTGGGCAGCATCATCGGGAAG AAGGGTGAGACTGTAAAGCGAATCCGGGAGCAG AGCAGTGCCCGGATCACCATCTCCGAGGGCTCCTGCCCCGAAcgcatcaccaccatcaccggGTCTACAGCGGCTGTCTTCCATGCAGTCTCCATGATTGCTTTCAAACTGGATGAG GACCTTTGTGCTGCTCCTGCAAATGGTGGAAATGTCTCCAGGCCTCCAGTGACCCTGCGCCTTGTCATCCCTGCCAGTCAGTGTGGCTCACTGATTGGGAAGGCTGGCACCAAGATCAAGGAGATCCGAGAG actacaggtgcccaggtACAGGTGGCAGGGGACCTGCTCCCCAACTCCACAGAGCGAGCTGTTACGGTGTCTGGGGTGCCTGATGCCATCATCCTGTGTGTGCGCCAGATCTGCGCTGTTATCCTGGAG TCCCCACCCAAAGGAGCCACTATCCCGTACCATCCGAGCCTCTCCCTAGGTACTGTCCTTCTCTCTGCCAACCAG GGCTTCTCTGTCCAGGGTCAGTATGGGGCTGTTACCCCAGCTGAG GTCACCAAGCTCCAGCAGCTCTCAAGCCATGCGGTCCCCTTTGCCACACCCAGTGTGGTGCCAG GACTGGATCCCGGCACACAGACCAGCTCACAGGAGTTCTTGGTTCCCAACGAT CTGATTGGCTGTGTGATCGGGCGCCAGGGCAGCAAGATCAGCGAGATCCGGCAGATGTCAGGGGCACACATCAAGATCGGGAACCAAGCAGAGGGCGCTGGGGAGCGGCATGTCACCATCACTGGCTCTCCGGTCTCCATCGCCCTGGCCCAGTACCTCATCACTGCCTG TCTAGAGACGGCCAAGTCTACCTCTGGGGGGACGCCCGGCTCGGCCCCCGCAGACCTGCCTGCCCCCTTCTCGCCACCCCTGACGGCCCTGCCCACAGCTCCCCCAGGCCTGCTGGGCACACCCTATGCCATCTCCCTCTCCAACTTCATCGGCCTCAAGCCTGTGCCCTTCTTGGCTCTACCACCTGCTTCCCCAGGGCCGCCGCCGGGCTTGGCGGCCTACACTGCCAAGATGGCAGCGGCTAATGGGAGCAAGAAGGCTGAGCGGCAGAAATTCTCCCCCTACTGA
- the PCBP4 gene encoding poly(rC)-binding protein 4 isoform X2 translates to MSGSDGGLEEEPELSITLTLRMLMHGKEVGSIIGKKGETVKRIREQSSARITISEGSCPERITTITGSTAAVFHAVSMIAFKLDEDLCAAPANGGNVSRPPVTLRLVIPASQCGSLIGKAGTKIKEIRETTGAQVQVAGDLLPNSTERAVTVSGVPDAIILCVRQICAVILESPPKGATIPYHPSLSLGTVLLSANQGFSVQGQYGAVTPAEVTKLQQLSSHAVPFATPSVVPGLDPGTQTSSQEFLVPNDLIGCVIGRQGSKISEIRQMSGAHIKIGNQAEGAGERHVTITGSPVSIALAQYLITACLETAKSTSGGTPGSAPADLPAPFSPPLTALPTAPPGLLGTPYAISLSNFIGLKPVPFLALPPASPGPPPGLAAYTAKMAAANGSKKAERQKFSPY, encoded by the exons ATGAGCGGCTCGGATGGGGGACTGGAGGAGGAGCCAGAGCTCAGCATCACCCTCACGCTGCGGATGCTGATGCATGGGAAG GAAGTGGGCAGCATCATCGGGAAG AAGGGTGAGACTGTAAAGCGAATCCGGGAGCAG AGCAGTGCCCGGATCACCATCTCCGAGGGCTCCTGCCCCGAAcgcatcaccaccatcaccggGTCTACAGCGGCTGTCTTCCATGCAGTCTCCATGATTGCTTTCAAACTGGATGAG GACCTTTGTGCTGCTCCTGCAAATGGTGGAAATGTCTCCAGGCCTCCAGTGACCCTGCGCCTTGTCATCCCTGCCAGTCAGTGTGGCTCACTGATTGGGAAGGCTGGCACCAAGATCAAGGAGATCCGAGAG actacaggtgcccaggtACAGGTGGCAGGGGACCTGCTCCCCAACTCCACAGAGCGAGCTGTTACGGTGTCTGGGGTGCCTGATGCCATCATCCTGTGTGTGCGCCAGATCTGCGCTGTTATCCTGGAG TCCCCACCCAAAGGAGCCACTATCCCGTACCATCCGAGCCTCTCCCTAGGTACTGTCCTTCTCTCTGCCAACCAG GGCTTCTCTGTCCAGGGTCAGTATGGGGCTGTTACCCCAGCTGAG GTCACCAAGCTCCAGCAGCTCTCAAGCCATGCGGTCCCCTTTGCCACACCCAGTGTGGTGCCAG GACTGGATCCCGGCACACAGACCAGCTCACAGGAGTTCTTGGTTCCCAACGAT CTGATTGGCTGTGTGATCGGGCGCCAGGGCAGCAAGATCAGCGAGATCCGGCAGATGTCAGGGGCACACATCAAGATCGGGAACCAAGCAGAGGGCGCTGGGGAGCGGCATGTCACCATCACTGGCTCTCCGGTCTCCATCGCCCTGGCCCAGTACCTCATCACTGCCTG TCTAGAGACGGCCAAGTCTACCTCTGGGGGGACGCCCGGCTCGGCCCCCGCAGACCTGCCTGCCCCCTTCTCGCCACCCCTGACGGCCCTGCCCACAGCTCCCCCAGGCCTGCTGGGCACACCCTATGCCATCTCCCTCTCCAACTTCATCGGCCTCAAGCCTGTGCCCTTCTTGGCTCTACCACCTGCTTCCCCAGGGCCGCCGCCGGGCTTGGCGGCCTACACTGCCAAGATGGCAGCGGCTAATGGGAGCAAGAAGGCTGAGCGGCAGAAATTCTCCCCCTACTGA
- the GPR62 gene encoding G-protein coupled receptor 62, translating to MANSTGLNASEVAGSVGLILAAVVEVGALLGNGALLVVVLRTPGLRDALYLAHLCVVDLLAAASIMPLGLLAAPPPGLGRVRLGPAPCRAARFLSAALLPACTLGVAALGLARYRLIVHPLRPGSRPPPVLVLTAVWAAAGLLGALSLLGPPPAPPPAPARCSVLAGGLGPFRPLWALLAFALPALLLLGAYGGIFVVARRAALRPPRPARGSRLRSDSLDSRLSILPPLRPRLPGGKAALAPALAVGQFAACWLPYGCACLAPAARAAEAEAAVTWVAYSAFAAHPFLYGLLQRPVRLALGRLSRRALPGPLRACTPQAWHPRALLQCLQRPPEGPAVGPSEAPEQTPQLAGGRSPSIPGPT from the coding sequence ATGGCAAACTCCACAGGGCTGAATGCCTCAGAAGTCGCAGGCTCGGTGGGGTTGATCCTGGCAGCTGTCGTGGAGGTGGGGGCACTGCTAGGCAACGGCGCGCTGCTGGTAGTGGTGCTGCGCACGCCAGGACTGCGCGACGCGCTCTACCTGGCGCACCTGTGCGTTGTGGACCTGCTGGCGGCCGCGTCCATCATGCCACTGGGCCTGCTGGCCGCACCGCCGCCCGGGCTGGGCCGCGTGCGCCTGGGCCCCGCGCCGTGCCGCGCCGCTCGCTTTCTCTCCGCCGCTCTGCTGCCGGCCTGCACGCTCGGGGTGGCCGCACTTGGTCTGGCACGCTACCGCCTCATAGTGCACCCGCTGCGGCCAGGCTCTCGGCCACCGCCTGTGCTCGTGCTCACCGCCGTGTGGGCCGCGGCTGGGCTGCTGGGCGCGCTCTCCTTGCTCGGGCCGCCGCCCGCACCGCCCCCTGCTCCAGCTCGCTGCTCGGTCCTGGCTGGGGGCCTCGGGCCCTTCCGGCCGCTCTGGGCCCTGCTGGCCTTCGCACTGCCCGCCCTCCTGCTGCTCGGCGCCTACGGCGGCATCTTCGTGGTGGCACGTCGCGCTGCCCTGAGGCCCCCACGGCCGGCGCGCGGGTCCCGACTCCGCTCGGACTCTCTGGATAGCCGCCTTTCCATCTTGCCGCCCCTCCGGCCTCGCCTGCCCGGGGGCAAGGCGGCCCTGGCCCCAGCGCTAGCCGTGGGCCAATTTGCAGCCTGCTGGCTGCCTTATGGCTGCGCGTGCCTGGCGCCCGCAGCGCGGGCCGCGGAAGCCGAGGCGGCTGTCACCTGGGTCGCCTATTCGGCCTTCGCGGCTCACCCCTTCCTGTATGGGCTGCTGCAGCGCCCCGTGCGCTTGGCACTGGGCCGCCTCTCTCGCCGTGCACTGCCTGGACCTCTGCGGGCCTGCACTCCGCAAGCCTGGCACCCGCGGGCACTCTTGCAATGCCTCCAGAGACCCCCAGAGGGCCCTGCCGTAGGCCCTTCTGAGGCTCCAGAACAGACCCCACAGTTGGCAGGAGGGCGGAGCCCCAGCATACCAGGGCCCACCTGA
- the PARP3 gene encoding poly [ADP-ribose] polymerase 3, giving the protein MSLLFLAMAPKRKCSVQTEGPEKKKGRQGGREEDPFRSTAEALKAMPAEKHIIRVDPTCPLSSNPETQVHEDYDCTLNQTNIGNNNNKFYIMQLLQDGQHFTCWNRWGRVGEVGQSKINHFTRLEDAKKDFEKKFREKTKNKWEERDRFVAHPGKYTLIEVQGEDEAQEAVVKVDGGPVRTVAKRVQPCSLDPATQKLVTNIFSKEMFKNTMALMDLDVKKMPLGKLSKQQIARGFEALEALEEALKGPTDGGQSLEELSSHFYTVIPHNFGRSRPPPINSPELLQAKKDMLLVIQTYLDQTGSNYRCPTLQHVWKVNRDGEEDRFQAHSKLGNRKLLWHGTNTAVVAAILTSGLRIMPHSGGRVGKGIYFASENSKSAGYVTGMNCGAHHIGYMFLGEVALGREHHITTDNPSLKSPPPGFDSVIARGHTEPACALPRVQQLHILPERVPHLPGEPVSPALPAGGPPLSARPVPRGPARLDHDLQSSCTSLVPLCHSFFSRIQYVVVNYSHHAVQDP; this is encoded by the exons ATGTCCCTGCTTTTCTTAG CCATGGCTCCAAAGCGAAAGTGCTCGGTACAGACTGAGGGCCCTGAGAAGAAGAAGGGCCGgcaggggggaagggaggaggaccCCTTCCGCTCCACCGCTGAGGCCCTCAAGGCCATGCCCGCAGAAAAACACATAATCCGTGTGGATCCAACATGTCCACTCAGCAGCAACCCTGAGACCCAG gtgCATGAGGACTACGACTGCACCCTGAACCAGACCAACATcgggaacaacaacaacaagttcTACATCATGCAGCTGCTCCAAGATGGCCAGCACTTCACCTGCTGGAACCGCTGGGGCCGTGTG GGAGAGGTAGGCCAGTCGAAGATCAACCACTTCACAAGGCTAGAAGATGCAAAGAAGGACTTTGAGAAGAAATTTCGGGAAAAGACCAAGAACAAGTGGGAGGAGCGGGACCGCTTTGTGGCTCATCCGGGCAAGTACACGCTTATCGAAGTACAGGGAGAGGATGAGGCCCAGGAAGCTGTGGTGAAG GTAGATGGAGGCCCAGTGAGGACTGTGGCTAAGCGGGTGCAGCCCTGCTCCCTGGACCCAGCCACGCAGAAGCTCGTCACTAACATCTTCAGCAAGGAGATGTTCAAGAACACCATGGCCCTCATGGACCTGG ATGTGAAGAAGATGCCCCTGGGAAAGCTGAGCAAGCAACAGATTGCACGGGGCTTCGAGGCCTTGGAGGCTCTGGAGGAGGCCCTGAAAGGCCCCACGGATGGTGGCCAAAGCCTGGAGGAGCTGTCCTCCCACTTTTACACTGTCATCCCGCACAACTTCGGCCGCAGCCGGCCCCCGCCCATCAACTCCCCTGAGCTTCTGCAGGCCAAGAAGGACATGCTGCTG GTGATACAGACCTACCTAGATCAGACTGGCAGCAACTACAGGTGCCCTACTCTTCAACATGTCTGGAAAGTAAACCGAGATGGGGAG GAAGACAGATTCCAGGCCCACTCCAAACTGGGTAATCGGAAGCTGCTGTGGCATGGCACCAACACGGCCGTGGTGGCCGCCATCCTCACTAGTGGGCTCCGCATCATGCCACATTCTGGTGGGCGTGTTGGCAAGGGAATCTACTTTGCCTCAGAGAACAGCAAGTCAGCTGGCTATG TTACTGGCATGAACTGTGGGGCCCACCATATCGGCTACATGTTCCTGGGTGAGGTGGCCCTGGGCAGAGAGCACCATATCACCACGGACAACCCCAGCTTGAAGAGCCCACCTCCCGGCTTTGACAGTGTCATTGCCCGAGGCCACACCGAGCCTG CCTGTGCCCTGCCCAGAGTTCAGCAGCTCCACATTCTCCCAGAGCGAGTACCTCATCTACCAGGAGAGCCAGTGTCGCCTGCGCTACCTGCTGGAGGTCCGCCTCTGAGTGCCCGCCCTGTCCCCCGGGGTCCTGCAAGGCTGGACCATGATCTTCAATCGTCCTGCACATCTCTGGTACCCCTATGTCACTCctttttttcaagaatacaatacgttgttgttaactatagtcaccatgctgtacaagaTCCCTGA